The following coding sequences lie in one Burkholderia cepacia genomic window:
- a CDS encoding ABC transporter permease — MIELIQEYWRNYLYTDGYRITGVAITLWLLVVSIGLGFCLSVPLAVARVSKKKWLSSAVWLYTYVFRGTPLYVQLLLCYTGLYSLQAVRGTPMLDAFFRDGMHCTLLAFTLNTCAYTTEIFAGAIKATSYGEIEAARAYGMSTFTMYRRVILPSALRRALPLYSNEVILMLHATTVAFTATVPDILKIARDVNSATYMSFHAFGIAALLYLVISFTLVWLFRQAERRWLAYLRPQGK, encoded by the coding sequence ATGATCGAACTCATCCAAGAATACTGGCGCAACTATCTCTACACCGACGGCTATCGCATCACCGGTGTCGCGATCACGCTGTGGCTGCTGGTCGTGTCGATCGGCCTCGGCTTCTGCCTGTCGGTGCCGCTCGCGGTCGCGCGCGTGTCGAAGAAGAAGTGGCTGTCGAGCGCCGTGTGGCTGTACACGTACGTATTCCGCGGCACGCCGCTCTACGTGCAGCTGCTGCTCTGCTACACGGGCCTCTACAGCCTGCAAGCCGTGCGCGGCACGCCAATGCTCGATGCGTTCTTCCGTGACGGGATGCACTGCACGCTGCTCGCGTTCACGCTGAACACCTGCGCGTACACCACCGAGATTTTCGCGGGCGCGATCAAGGCGACGTCGTACGGCGAGATCGAAGCCGCGCGCGCGTACGGGATGTCCACGTTCACGATGTATCGCCGCGTGATCCTGCCGTCGGCGCTGCGCCGCGCGCTGCCGCTGTATAGCAACGAAGTGATCCTGATGCTGCATGCGACGACGGTGGCCTTCACCGCGACCGTACCGGACATCCTGAAGATCGCGCGCGACGTCAACTCGGCGACCTACATGTCGTTCCATGCGTTCGGCATCGCCGCCCTGCTCTACCTCGTGATCTCGTTCACGCTCGTGTGGCTGTTCCGCCAGGCCGAGCGTCGCTGGCTCGCGTATCTGCGCCCGCAAGGCAAGTAA
- a CDS encoding double-stranded DNA-specific endonuclease, giving the protein MAGNLVIVCRDQDADAFYELMQEYGSFQTRLSSTAWYLNMNVVPESLQEEILERLGRYTTVYIFEATTVTYNTIDSNAAETLGTLFGE; this is encoded by the coding sequence ATGGCAGGAAACTTGGTGATCGTCTGCCGCGATCAGGATGCCGACGCGTTCTACGAACTGATGCAGGAGTATGGGTCGTTCCAGACGCGGCTGTCGTCGACGGCATGGTACCTGAACATGAACGTCGTGCCGGAATCGCTGCAGGAGGAAATCCTGGAGCGCCTCGGCCGGTATACGACCGTCTACATCTTCGAGGCCACCACCGTGACCTACAACACCATCGACAGCAACGCGGCCGAGACGCTCGGCACGCTGTTCGGCGAATGA
- a CDS encoding ABC transporter ATP-binding protein, with protein MNSQTQKLFVDDLHKRYGDNEVLKGVSLKANSGDVISVIGSSGSGKSTMLRCINFLEQPNAGRIFVDGEEVRTALDKTGALRAADTKQLQRVRTKLSMVFQHFNLWSHMNVLENVMEAPVNVLGIPKKEAEDRAREYLEKVGLAPRVEKQYPSHLSGGQQQRVAIARALAMHPDVMLFDEPTSALDPELVGEVLKVMQKLAEEGRTMIVVTHEMGFARNVSNHVMFLHQGRVEEEGVPSEVFGNPKSERLRGFLSGSLK; from the coding sequence ATGAATTCCCAGACTCAGAAGCTTTTCGTCGACGATCTGCACAAGCGGTACGGCGACAACGAGGTGCTCAAGGGCGTGTCGCTGAAGGCGAACTCGGGCGACGTGATCAGCGTGATCGGCTCGTCCGGCTCCGGCAAGAGCACGATGCTGCGCTGTATCAACTTCCTCGAGCAGCCGAATGCGGGCCGCATCTTCGTCGACGGCGAGGAAGTGCGCACCGCGCTCGACAAGACGGGCGCGCTGCGCGCGGCCGATACGAAACAGCTCCAGCGCGTGCGCACCAAGCTGTCGATGGTGTTCCAGCACTTCAATCTCTGGTCGCACATGAACGTGCTCGAGAACGTGATGGAAGCGCCCGTGAACGTGCTCGGCATCCCGAAGAAGGAAGCCGAGGACCGCGCACGCGAATATCTCGAGAAGGTCGGCCTCGCGCCGCGCGTCGAGAAGCAGTATCCGTCGCACCTGTCGGGCGGCCAGCAGCAGCGCGTGGCGATCGCGCGCGCGCTCGCGATGCATCCGGACGTGATGCTGTTCGACGAGCCGACGTCGGCGCTCGACCCGGAACTCGTCGGTGAAGTGCTGAAGGTGATGCAGAAGCTGGCCGAGGAAGGTCGCACGATGATCGTCGTCACGCACGAGATGGGCTTCGCGCGCAACGTGTCGAACCACGTGATGTTCCTGCACCAGGGCCGCGTCGAGGAAGAAGGCGTACCGTCCGAGGTGTTCGGCAACCCGAAGAGCGAACGCCTGCGCGGATTCCTGTCGGGCAGCCTCAAGTAA
- a CDS encoding ABC transporter permease: protein MDVGFFNPNRTANASAWRVLPNRWDFIAFPLIICLIAMAVVGFHETMAPIGTLQTQKISLDPSNLPEYALRTTLRMLAAMVASLVFTLVYGTLAAKSRRAGMVLIPILDILQSVPVLGFISFTVTFFLALFPSRVLGAELAAIFAIFTSQAWNMTFSFYQSLRTVPRDLDEVSRGFHLTSWQRFWKLEVPFSMPGLIWNMMMSMSGGWFFVVASEAITVGNQTITLPGIGAYLAQAISDKNLGAIGWVIVTMTVVILAYDQLLFRPLIAWADKFRMENTASGDAPQSWLLDLVRRTRLIHQLLVPAGWLFAKAARIPLRLPLSGAMRFSLPRVEKKASRTVDITWAILVLIGTAYIVWRVISFVSTGVTMAEVGHVIVLGLITLLRVVVLIAIASVIWVPIGVWVGLRPRLAEKLQPLAQFLAAFPANLLFPVFVIVIARFHLNPDIWLSPLIVLGTQWYILFNVIAGATSYPNDYREAATNFRIRGWQWWRQAILPGIFPYYVTGAITASGGAWNASIVSEAVQWGNTKIEAHGLGAYIAQTTAAGDFPKIILGIAVMSLFVTLFNRLLWRPLYAFAEAKLRLD from the coding sequence ATGGACGTCGGATTCTTCAATCCGAACCGGACCGCTAACGCGTCCGCATGGCGCGTTCTGCCGAACCGGTGGGACTTCATCGCGTTTCCGCTGATCATCTGCCTGATCGCGATGGCGGTCGTCGGTTTCCACGAAACGATGGCGCCGATCGGGACGCTGCAGACGCAAAAGATCTCGCTCGATCCGTCGAACCTGCCTGAATACGCGTTGCGGACCACGCTGCGGATGCTCGCCGCGATGGTCGCGTCGCTCGTGTTCACGCTCGTCTACGGCACGCTCGCGGCCAAGAGCCGCCGCGCAGGCATGGTGCTGATCCCGATCCTCGACATCCTGCAGTCGGTGCCGGTGCTCGGCTTCATCTCGTTTACCGTCACGTTCTTCCTCGCGCTGTTCCCGAGCCGCGTGCTCGGCGCGGAGCTCGCGGCGATCTTCGCGATTTTCACGAGCCAGGCGTGGAACATGACGTTCAGCTTCTACCAGTCGCTGCGCACGGTGCCGCGCGATCTGGACGAAGTGTCGCGCGGTTTCCACCTGACGTCGTGGCAGCGGTTCTGGAAGCTCGAAGTACCGTTCTCGATGCCGGGCCTGATCTGGAACATGATGATGTCGATGTCGGGCGGCTGGTTCTTCGTCGTCGCGTCGGAGGCGATCACCGTCGGCAACCAGACGATCACGCTGCCGGGCATCGGCGCGTATCTCGCGCAGGCGATCTCGGACAAGAACCTTGGCGCGATCGGCTGGGTGATCGTCACGATGACGGTCGTGATCCTCGCGTACGACCAGTTGCTGTTCCGCCCGCTCATCGCGTGGGCCGACAAGTTCCGGATGGAGAACACCGCATCGGGCGATGCGCCGCAATCCTGGCTGCTCGACCTCGTGCGCCGCACGCGCCTGATTCATCAGTTGCTCGTGCCGGCCGGCTGGTTGTTCGCGAAGGCCGCGCGGATTCCGCTGCGCCTGCCGCTGTCGGGCGCGATGCGTTTTTCGCTGCCGCGTGTCGAGAAGAAGGCGTCGCGCACCGTCGACATCACGTGGGCGATCCTCGTGCTGATCGGCACGGCCTATATCGTGTGGCGCGTCATCAGCTTCGTGTCGACCGGTGTGACGATGGCCGAGGTCGGCCACGTGATCGTGCTCGGGCTCATCACGCTGCTGCGCGTGGTCGTGCTGATCGCGATCGCGTCCGTGATCTGGGTGCCGATCGGCGTGTGGGTCGGGCTGCGCCCGAGGCTGGCCGAGAAGCTGCAGCCGCTCGCGCAGTTCCTCGCCGCGTTCCCGGCCAACCTGCTGTTCCCGGTGTTCGTGATCGTGATCGCGCGTTTTCACCTGAACCCGGACATCTGGCTGTCGCCGCTGATCGTGCTCGGCACGCAGTGGTATATCCTGTTCAACGTGATTGCCGGTGCAACGTCCTACCCGAACGACTATCGTGAAGCGGCGACGAATTTCCGCATCCGCGGCTGGCAGTGGTGGCGGCAGGCGATCCTGCCCGGCATTTTCCCGTACTACGTGACCGGTGCGATCACCGCGTCGGGCGGCGCTTGGAACGCAAGCATCGTGTCGGAAGCCGTCCAGTGGGGCAACACCAAGATCGAGGCGCACGGCCTCGGCGCGTACATCGCACAGACCACGGCTGCCGGCGATTTCCCGAAGATCATCCTGGGCATCGCCGTGATGTCCCTGTTCGTCACCCTGTTCAACCGCCTGCTGTGGCGCCCGCTGTATGCCTTCGCCGAAGCGAAGCTGCGGCTCGACTGA
- a CDS encoding response regulator, which yields MTTQILIVDDDQELRDLLRDYLVRQGMEVSVLHDAATLEKRLERERPDLIVLDLMMPGVDGLTALRQLRAAGDDIPVIMLTARADDVDRIVGLELGADDYLGKPFNPRELLARVQAVLRRRRATPSAAAPEQREPFAFGRFLLDFQARTLSVDGKPATLSSSEFALLKIFVNHALRTLTRERLLELLHGPEYDGTDRGIDVQVWRLRRILETDPSTPRFIQTVRGRGYVFVPDGEAHAQTH from the coding sequence ATGACTACCCAGATCCTCATCGTCGACGACGACCAAGAACTCCGAGACCTGCTGCGCGACTATCTCGTGCGCCAGGGGATGGAAGTGTCCGTGCTGCACGACGCGGCGACGCTCGAGAAGCGCCTCGAGCGCGAGCGGCCCGACCTGATCGTGCTGGACCTGATGATGCCGGGCGTGGACGGCCTGACCGCGCTGCGCCAGTTGCGCGCGGCCGGCGACGACATCCCCGTGATCATGCTGACCGCGCGGGCGGACGACGTCGACCGCATCGTCGGGCTCGAACTCGGCGCGGACGACTACCTCGGCAAGCCGTTCAACCCGCGCGAGCTGCTCGCGCGCGTGCAGGCCGTGCTGCGCCGTCGCCGTGCGACGCCGTCGGCGGCCGCGCCCGAACAGCGCGAGCCGTTCGCGTTCGGCCGCTTCCTGCTCGACTTCCAGGCGCGCACGCTGTCGGTCGACGGCAAGCCGGCCACGCTGTCGAGCAGCGAGTTCGCGCTGCTGAAGATCTTCGTGAACCATGCGCTGCGCACGCTCACGCGCGAGCGGCTGCTCGAGCTGCTGCACGGGCCCGAGTACGACGGTACCGACCGCGGCATCGACGTCCAGGTGTGGCGCCTGCGCCGTATCCTCGAGACGGATCCGTCGACGCCGCGCTTCATCCAGACGGTGCGCGGGCGCGGCTACGTGTTCGTGCCCGACGGCGAGGCTCATGCGCAAACCCATTGA
- a CDS encoding GNAT family N-acetyltransferase: protein MQIDIRSATVADVPLILRFITELAVYEKAEHEVIATPASLERSLFGEGSPARALICEVDGEPAGFAIYFFSYSTWLARQGLYLEDLYVSPRFRGAGAGLRLLKTLARIAVESGCGRFEWSVLDWNEPAIRFYESVGAAPQSEWVRYRLAGDELRAFADSAPVSAA, encoded by the coding sequence GTGCAAATCGATATCCGTTCCGCCACTGTCGCCGACGTGCCGCTGATCCTGCGTTTCATTACCGAGCTGGCCGTCTACGAGAAGGCGGAGCACGAAGTGATCGCGACGCCCGCGTCGCTCGAGCGCAGCCTGTTCGGCGAAGGGTCGCCGGCGCGCGCGCTGATCTGCGAGGTCGACGGCGAGCCGGCCGGCTTCGCCATCTATTTCTTCTCGTATTCGACCTGGCTCGCGCGGCAGGGGCTGTATCTCGAGGATCTGTACGTATCGCCGCGTTTTCGCGGTGCGGGCGCCGGGCTGCGGCTGCTGAAGACGCTCGCGCGGATCGCGGTCGAGTCGGGCTGCGGTCGCTTCGAATGGAGCGTACTCGACTGGAACGAGCCGGCGATCCGCTTCTACGAGAGCGTCGGCGCGGCGCCGCAGAGCGAATGGGTGCGTTACCGGCTGGCGGGCGACGAACTGCGCGCGTTCGCCGACAGCGCGCCGGTGAGCGCCGCGTAA
- a CDS encoding ATP-binding protein: protein MRKPIDSLFGRLALLVIGVLLLSHFAWFFAMRLERNQMQTRYAVEEATFLVDAVRQHVARTPDQPLPSRVRLVAPGSADIPKGGDSGLPPPLKRFRDDVSDRMPPGTQVEIGAPGHPPVLWVKEPADRNWIVVPVQPLRPPRSLDRMLLWLGTIFSAGVIAALFAAWQLQQPLRSLARAVARFGRGQPVPPLRERGPRELRQLTHGFNQMVEQVSQAESDRAVMLAGVAHDLRTPLARMRLRAEMMDDARLRDGVVRDVDSMSHIVDQFLVFAHGGSDRSEPVSVDQACERIARSYRAVAPNAPTVQTQLDADPGFRLPTATLDRILSNLLDNAHAYGAPPVIVETARTPTGYVLSVSDSGGGIAPRDLAAATRPFVRLDPARGGNGHSGLGLAIVERLVLRLGGACDIGNRPEGGLRVAMTFPFEVVPKDEPHAQAA, encoded by the coding sequence ATGCGCAAACCCATTGATTCACTGTTCGGGCGGCTGGCGCTGCTCGTCATCGGTGTCCTGCTCCTGTCGCACTTCGCGTGGTTCTTCGCGATGCGGCTCGAGCGCAACCAGATGCAGACGCGTTATGCGGTCGAGGAGGCCACCTTCCTCGTCGACGCGGTGCGCCAGCACGTCGCGCGCACGCCGGACCAGCCGCTGCCGTCGCGCGTGCGGCTCGTGGCGCCGGGCAGCGCCGACATACCGAAGGGCGGCGATTCGGGGCTGCCGCCGCCGCTCAAGCGTTTTCGCGACGACGTAAGCGACCGCATGCCGCCCGGCACGCAGGTCGAGATCGGCGCACCCGGCCATCCGCCCGTGCTGTGGGTGAAGGAGCCGGCCGACCGCAACTGGATCGTGGTGCCCGTGCAGCCGCTGCGGCCGCCGCGCTCGCTTGACCGGATGCTGCTGTGGCTCGGCACGATCTTCTCGGCCGGCGTGATCGCGGCGCTGTTCGCGGCCTGGCAGCTGCAGCAGCCGCTGCGCTCGCTCGCGCGCGCGGTCGCGCGTTTCGGCCGCGGGCAGCCGGTGCCGCCGCTGCGCGAGCGCGGCCCGCGCGAGCTGCGCCAGCTCACGCACGGCTTCAACCAGATGGTGGAGCAGGTGTCGCAGGCCGAGAGCGATCGCGCGGTGATGCTGGCGGGCGTTGCGCACGACCTGCGCACGCCGCTCGCGCGGATGCGCCTGCGGGCGGAAATGATGGACGACGCGCGGTTGCGCGACGGTGTCGTGCGCGACGTCGACTCGATGTCGCACATCGTCGACCAGTTCCTGGTGTTCGCGCACGGCGGGTCCGACCGCAGCGAACCGGTGTCGGTCGACCAGGCTTGCGAGCGGATCGCACGCAGCTATCGCGCGGTCGCACCGAACGCGCCGACGGTCCAGACGCAGCTCGACGCCGATCCGGGCTTCCGGCTGCCGACGGCCACGCTCGACCGGATCCTGTCGAACCTGCTGGACAACGCGCATGCGTATGGCGCGCCGCCGGTGATCGTCGAGACGGCGCGCACGCCGACCGGCTATGTGTTGTCGGTCAGCGACAGCGGCGGCGGGATTGCGCCGCGCGATCTGGCGGCCGCGACGCGGCCGTTCGTGCGGCTCGACCCCGCGCGCGGCGGGAATGGCCACAGCGGGCTCGGGCTCGCGATCGTCGAGCGGCTGGTGCTCAGGCTGGGCGGGGCATGCGACATCGGCAACCGCCCCGAAGGCGGCCTGCGCGTTGCGATGACATTCCCGTTCGAAGTGGTGCCGAAGGACGAACCCCACGCACAGGCCGCGTAA
- a CDS encoding ABC transporter substrate-binding protein — translation MKKAALCAALALVAGSAFAKEWKTVRIGVDASYPPFESTAPSGEIVGFDVDLTKEICKRINVKCVWVAQDLDGIIPALKAKKYDVIVSSLTVTDKRREQIDFSDKVYDAPARMIAKTGSPLLPTVASLKGKRVGVEQGSTQETYAKAYWEPQGVTIIPYQNQDQVYADLGSGRLDATLQDELQADYGFLRTPRGKGFAFAGPEVKDPKTIGDGTAIGLRKDDTDLKLKINKALADMHKDGTYDRLSHKYFSFSVYSASAR, via the coding sequence ATGAAGAAGGCCGCCCTGTGCGCCGCCCTCGCCCTCGTGGCGGGCAGCGCCTTCGCGAAGGAGTGGAAGACCGTGCGGATCGGTGTCGATGCCAGCTACCCGCCGTTCGAGTCGACCGCGCCGAGCGGCGAGATCGTCGGTTTCGACGTCGATCTCACCAAGGAAATCTGCAAGCGAATCAACGTGAAATGCGTGTGGGTGGCGCAGGATCTCGACGGAATCATCCCGGCGCTGAAGGCCAAGAAGTACGACGTCATCGTGTCGTCGCTGACCGTCACGGACAAGCGCCGCGAGCAGATCGACTTCTCCGACAAGGTGTACGACGCACCGGCGCGAATGATCGCGAAGACCGGCTCGCCGCTGCTGCCGACGGTCGCGTCGTTGAAGGGCAAGCGCGTCGGCGTCGAGCAGGGCTCGACGCAGGAAACCTACGCGAAGGCGTACTGGGAACCGCAGGGCGTAACGATCATTCCTTACCAGAACCAGGACCAGGTCTATGCCGATCTCGGCTCCGGCCGCCTCGACGCGACGCTGCAGGACGAGCTGCAGGCCGACTACGGCTTCCTGCGCACGCCGCGCGGCAAGGGCTTCGCGTTCGCCGGGCCGGAAGTGAAGGATCCGAAGACGATCGGCGACGGCACCGCAATCGGCCTGCGCAAGGACGATACGGACCTGAAGCTCAAGATCAACAAAGCGCTGGCCGACATGCACAAGGACGGCACGTACGACCGGCTGTCGCACAAGTACTTCTCGTTCAGCGTCTATTCGGCTTCGGCCCGCTGA
- a CDS encoding LysR family transcriptional regulator, protein MMHPDLRRLDLNLLLVFDALYRHRSVAAAAHELALSPSALSHALARLRDAIGDALFVRLGNEMQPTVRADDIATWAGDALDAMSKGLARARRFDPAHSDRTFVFAATDYTAFAVLPAFLARIQHVAPQLRIRVVHSDRKISVDELAAGRIDFALGYHEESAADAPGIEDFDWFSDDYVVIASAAHPAIRRRLTLDQYLAARHVVVTPWNESRGVVDYVLDRLGLARHVAVQLPTVLAAPFVIAESELLMTVPNRAAQALRHAAPIRIFPAPFEIPRYTVKVYSHAKHARTDAHRWIRAQLLDARPGLG, encoded by the coding sequence ATGATGCATCCTGACCTGCGCCGTCTCGACCTGAACCTGTTGCTCGTGTTCGACGCGCTGTACCGCCACCGGTCGGTCGCGGCGGCCGCGCACGAGCTCGCCTTGAGCCCGTCCGCGTTGAGCCACGCGCTCGCGCGGCTGCGCGACGCGATCGGCGATGCGCTGTTCGTGCGCCTCGGCAACGAGATGCAGCCGACCGTGCGCGCCGACGACATCGCCACGTGGGCCGGCGACGCGCTCGACGCGATGTCGAAGGGGCTCGCCCGTGCACGCCGCTTCGATCCCGCGCACAGCGACCGCACGTTCGTGTTCGCCGCGACCGACTACACGGCGTTCGCGGTGCTGCCGGCGTTCCTCGCGCGGATCCAGCACGTCGCGCCGCAGTTGCGGATCCGCGTCGTGCATTCCGACCGGAAGATTTCCGTCGACGAACTCGCGGCCGGCCGTATCGACTTCGCGCTCGGCTATCACGAGGAATCGGCGGCCGACGCGCCGGGCATCGAGGATTTCGACTGGTTCTCCGACGACTACGTCGTGATCGCAAGCGCCGCGCATCCGGCGATCCGCCGGCGGCTGACGCTCGATCAGTACCTGGCCGCCCGCCACGTGGTCGTCACGCCGTGGAACGAGTCGCGCGGCGTGGTCGACTACGTGCTCGACCGGCTCGGCCTCGCGCGGCACGTAGCCGTGCAGTTACCGACCGTGCTGGCCGCGCCATTCGTGATCGCGGAATCCGAATTGCTGATGACCGTGCCGAACCGCGCCGCGCAAGCGCTGCGGCACGCGGCGCCGATCCGCATCTTTCCGGCGCCGTTCGAGATTCCGCGCTACACGGTGAAGGTCTACTCGCACGCGAAGCATGCGCGCACCGATGCGCACCGCTGGATTCGCGCGCAGTTGCTCGACGCACGGCCGGGCCTGGGCTAG
- a CDS encoding ABC transporter permease yields MFLQGYGPLILAGTWQTVKLAVLSLALSFLLGLLGAGAKLSRNRFTSGVGTVYTTLIRGVPDLVLMLLLFYSLQIWLNMATDALGWDQIDIDPFLAGVLVLGFIYGAYFTETFRGAFLSVPRGQLEAGSAYGMTNWQVFTRIMFPQMMRFALPGIGNNWQVLVKSTALVSIIGLADVVKASQDAGKGTLRFFFFTLIAGAVYLAITTISNFVLMWLEKRYSTGVRKADL; encoded by the coding sequence ATGTTTCTACAAGGTTACGGCCCGCTGATCCTCGCTGGCACCTGGCAAACCGTCAAACTGGCGGTGCTTTCGCTCGCGCTGTCGTTCCTGCTGGGGCTGCTCGGCGCAGGCGCGAAGCTGTCGCGCAACCGCTTCACGAGCGGCGTCGGCACCGTCTACACGACGCTGATCCGCGGCGTACCCGACCTCGTGCTGATGCTCCTGCTGTTCTACAGCCTGCAGATCTGGCTGAACATGGCGACCGACGCACTCGGCTGGGATCAGATCGACATCGACCCGTTCCTCGCCGGCGTGCTCGTGCTCGGCTTCATCTACGGCGCGTACTTCACCGAGACCTTCCGCGGCGCGTTCCTGTCGGTCCCGCGCGGCCAGCTCGAGGCCGGCAGCGCATACGGGATGACGAACTGGCAGGTGTTCACGCGGATCATGTTCCCGCAGATGATGCGCTTCGCGCTGCCGGGCATCGGCAACAACTGGCAGGTGCTCGTGAAATCGACCGCGCTCGTGTCGATCATCGGCCTGGCCGACGTCGTGAAGGCATCGCAGGACGCCGGCAAGGGCACGCTGCGGTTCTTCTTCTTCACGCTGATCGCGGGCGCCGTCTACCTCGCCATCACGACGATCTCGAACTTCGTGCTGATGTGGCTCGAAAAGCGCTACTCGACCGGTGTCCGCAAGGCTGACCTATGA
- a CDS encoding periplasmic heavy metal sensor produces MYKKTSRVAIAAATVLALAFGAAHAAQPNDMPPPGGPGMHQMHGGHEGGPFGAVMKLHDQLKLNASQEQQWQAAVNTMKQNHDAMRKSHEQMREQFKAQQNQPILDLSAMHSARQQAEAQNAQLREQTTAAWLTFYNGLNDQQKTMVSTALKQQFAKMEQRHEKMKERWEQHRAAKGASAPAQ; encoded by the coding sequence ATGTATAAGAAGACTTCCCGCGTGGCCATCGCGGCCGCCACCGTGCTCGCTCTCGCATTCGGCGCTGCGCATGCCGCGCAGCCCAACGACATGCCGCCTCCGGGCGGCCCCGGCATGCACCAGATGCACGGCGGGCATGAAGGCGGCCCGTTCGGCGCCGTCATGAAACTGCACGACCAGCTGAAGCTCAACGCGTCGCAGGAGCAGCAATGGCAGGCTGCCGTCAACACGATGAAGCAGAACCATGACGCGATGCGCAAGAGCCACGAGCAGATGCGCGAGCAGTTCAAGGCGCAGCAGAACCAGCCGATCCTCGACCTGAGCGCGATGCATTCGGCCCGCCAGCAGGCCGAGGCGCAGAACGCGCAACTGCGCGAGCAGACTACCGCCGCATGGCTGACGTTCTACAACGGGCTGAACGACCAGCAAAAGACGATGGTCAGCACGGCGCTCAAGCAGCAGTTCGCCAAGATGGAGCAGCGCCACGAGAAGATGAAGGAGCGCTGGGAGCAGCATCGCGCCGCCAAGGGCGCATCGGCGCCGGCGCAGTAA
- a CDS encoding pirin family protein, with amino-acid sequence MFQIRRAEDRCHTRQGWLESSHSFSSAGGGANAYPPLGALHVLSEDLIAPTRGFGMQQRRDVEIVTYVLDGTLAHRDSLGCGAIVRAGGIQRMSAGTGLVHSETNPSRDRPLHLLQIWLQPAGRGERPGYEERHFADDEKRGRLRLVAAPDACDGALSMRADARIFAGLIDGDEAATFDVRAGRSTYVHVVRGDVEVNGRALAAGDGARIGGVDAVAFARGRAAEVLLFDVA; translated from the coding sequence ATGTTCCAGATCCGCCGCGCCGAAGACCGCTGCCACACGCGCCAAGGCTGGCTCGAATCGAGTCACAGCTTTTCGTCCGCTGGCGGCGGCGCGAACGCGTATCCGCCGCTCGGCGCGCTGCACGTGCTGAGCGAGGACCTGATCGCGCCGACGCGCGGGTTCGGGATGCAGCAGCGACGCGACGTGGAGATCGTGACCTACGTGCTGGACGGCACGCTCGCGCACCGCGACAGCCTTGGCTGCGGCGCGATCGTCCGCGCCGGCGGCATCCAGCGGATGAGCGCCGGCACGGGGCTCGTGCACAGCGAAACCAACCCGTCGCGCGACCGTCCGCTGCATCTGCTGCAGATCTGGCTGCAGCCGGCCGGGCGGGGCGAGCGGCCCGGCTACGAGGAACGGCATTTCGCCGACGACGAGAAACGCGGCCGGCTGCGGCTCGTCGCGGCGCCGGATGCCTGCGACGGCGCGCTGTCGATGCGTGCGGACGCCCGCATCTTCGCGGGGCTGATCGACGGCGACGAGGCGGCGACGTTCGATGTGCGTGCCGGGCGCAGCACCTACGTACATGTGGTGCGCGGCGACGTCGAGGTCAACGGCCGCGCGCTGGCCGCCGGCGACGGCGCGCGGATCGGCGGCGTGGACGCAGTGGCGTTCGCGCGCGGCCGGGCGGCCGAGGTGCTGCTGTTCGACGTCGCCTGA